In Anabrus simplex isolate iqAnaSimp1 chromosome 14, ASM4041472v1, whole genome shotgun sequence, a genomic segment contains:
- the LOC137503001 gene encoding myb/SANT-like DNA-binding domain-containing protein 3, with protein sequence MEGTSKKRSVNFTAKEKDDLVDIVLSRYKNIIENKRTDMVTSKLKEKAWKEIETEFNSSSMGVQRDWKSLRLCYENIKKRTKKSLANEKTELHKTGGGSAVISTLSSTEEKLIGALQQQFLPLSNPFDDDHNFHAAVDDSGRQQPEVLVEVLEDVEVDEEAVIKEIPVVNSALPPKESVARHEASSSASGRKRGDSLYQLKQEFYAKRLKCLEREHELKVRNLEMDYKIKELQLKSLQN encoded by the exons atggaaggaacttcaaagAAGCGTTCTGTGAATTTCACAGCGAAGGAAAAGGATGATCTGGTTGATATTGTATTATCGAGGTACAAAAATATAATAGagaataaaagaaccgatatggtgacttCGAAATTGAAAGAGAAGGCCTGGAAAGAAATTGAAACCGAGTTCAATTCCAGTAGCATGGGTGTCCAGAGGGACTGGAAAAGTCTTAGGTTATGTTATGAGAACATAAAGAAGAGGACCAAGAAATCACTCGCAAATGAAAAG ACTGAACTACATAAAACAGGCGGAGGCAGTGCTGTTATTTCCACACTGAGTAGCACGGAAGAAAAGTTAATTGGTGCACTACAGCAGCAGTTTTTACCGTTATCAAATCCTTTTGATGACGACCACAATTTCCATGCTGCGGTAGATGACTCGGGCAGGCAGCAACCTGAAGTGTTAGTAGAGGTGTTAGAGGATGTGGAAGTGGATGAGGAAGCTGTAATAAAGGAAATTCCTGTTGTAAACAGTGCGCTTCCTCCAAAAGAAAGTGTGGCCCGACATGAAGCATCTAGTTCAGCGTCCGGAAGGAAGAGAGGCGACAGCTTGTACCAGTTGAAACAAGAATTTTATGCTAAAAGGTTAAAGTGTCTTGAACGTGAACATGAACTTAAAGTGCGGAATTTAGAAATGGATTATAAAATAAAAGAACTTCAACTTAAAAGTCTTCAGAATTAA